Proteins from a genomic interval of Diaphorobacter sp. HDW4A:
- a CDS encoding CidA/LrgA family protein, with protein sequence MPLLFIALSLAVLVIFQIAGDFLVRALGLPVPGSLVGLVGLTLALLVLGRVPAALGKVSGGLLRNMMLMLAPAVVGLIDNFGRVRDEWLPFLLAGVAGAVITLAVTAVILQHLLRKSGAVSTDTAVEGKA encoded by the coding sequence GTGCCTCTGCTCTTCATTGCCCTTTCGTTGGCGGTTCTGGTCATTTTTCAGATCGCAGGTGACTTTCTGGTTCGCGCTTTGGGTTTGCCGGTGCCGGGCTCGCTTGTAGGCCTCGTGGGGCTGACGTTGGCTTTGTTGGTGCTGGGGCGCGTGCCCGCCGCTCTTGGCAAGGTGAGCGGTGGACTGCTGCGCAACATGATGCTGATGCTCGCACCCGCCGTTGTAGGGTTGATCGACAACTTTGGGCGGGTGCGTGACGAGTGGTTGCCATTTCTGCTGGCTGGCGTGGCGGGCGCGGTGATCACGCTCGCGGTCACGGCGGTGATTCTCCAGCACCTGCTGCGCAAGTCGGGCGCGGTCAGCACAGACACGGCGGTGGAGGGCAAGGCATGA
- a CDS encoding energy-coupling factor ABC transporter ATP-binding protein has product MNLPPSPHSPISASQPRGITLKDVTLHRGRTRVFDNLSIALHEQRIGLIGDNGAGKTSLLRLLCGLDTPQLGSVHIGGKEIRTAGQDRAALVGLMFQNPDDQIIFPVVVEEIALSLRTHGMKKAEAQEAARALLAERGIANWADRAVSSLSQGQRQQVCWLALQAAEPRVLLLDEPFASLDLPGQTRLAHDIACADQQVLVSTHLLSHVRSFSRVIWLDQGRVRADGCGVEVCADYEADVAARTIHHPLH; this is encoded by the coding sequence ATGAATCTGCCCCCCTCGCCCCATTCGCCGATCTCCGCCAGCCAACCCCGCGGCATCACATTGAAAGACGTGACACTCCATCGTGGCCGCACACGGGTGTTCGACAACCTGAGCATTGCCCTGCACGAGCAGCGCATCGGACTCATTGGAGACAACGGCGCCGGCAAGACGAGTCTGCTGCGCCTTCTGTGCGGGCTGGACACACCTCAGTTGGGCAGCGTGCATATTGGCGGCAAAGAGATCCGGACGGCGGGCCAGGACCGCGCCGCACTCGTCGGGCTGATGTTCCAGAACCCCGATGACCAGATCATCTTTCCCGTGGTCGTCGAGGAAATTGCACTGTCTCTGCGCACACACGGCATGAAGAAGGCCGAGGCCCAAGAAGCCGCACGCGCCCTTCTGGCCGAGCGCGGCATCGCCAATTGGGCCGACCGCGCTGTCAGCAGCCTGAGTCAAGGCCAGCGCCAACAGGTGTGCTGGCTCGCCCTGCAAGCGGCCGAGCCCCGCGTTCTGCTGCTCGATGAGCCATTCGCCAGCCTCGATTTGCCGGGTCAAACCCGACTCGCACACGACATCGCTTGCGCCGATCAGCAGGTGCTGGTTTCGACCCATCTGCTCTCGCATGTGCGCAGCTTTTCCCGCGTGATCTGGCTCGATCAGGGCCGCGTGCGCGCCGACGGCTGCGGCGTGGAGGTATGCGCCGATTACGAAGCCGATGTGGCCGCACGCACCATCCATCACCCGCTGCACTGA
- a CDS encoding energy-coupling factor transporter transmembrane protein EcfT — translation MGSLYSDTPTWLHRIAAGHKLLALTLLGALLFITQSPLVLAVAALACTLLWLSLGAATKPARRLLLSVLIAALLVAAFHTVLGNYRIAAVSTLRLVCASVLGVALTVSTRPADIVDVLERLLAPLSRLGLHPERLALQIALMLRFTEHFFTQWQKLADAYRLRTGKPGGLRLIAPLAIHMLLATRRVADALWARLGH, via the coding sequence ATGGGAAGCCTCTACAGCGACACTCCAACATGGCTGCACCGCATCGCAGCGGGGCACAAACTGCTCGCGCTGACGCTACTCGGTGCGCTGCTGTTCATCACGCAGTCGCCGCTGGTGCTCGCGGTCGCAGCACTCGCCTGCACCCTGCTCTGGCTCTCGCTGGGCGCGGCTACCAAGCCCGCCCGGCGTCTACTGCTGTCGGTTCTGATCGCAGCGCTGCTGGTGGCCGCCTTCCACACCGTTCTCGGCAACTACCGCATCGCGGCGGTGAGCACCCTGCGCCTCGTCTGCGCCTCGGTGCTTGGGGTGGCGCTCACCGTGAGCACCCGGCCTGCGGACATCGTGGACGTGCTTGAGCGCCTGCTCGCGCCGCTGTCGCGGCTCGGCCTGCATCCCGAGCGCCTCGCGCTGCAAATTGCGCTGATGCTGCGCTTCACCGAACATTTCTTCACCCAGTGGCAAAAGCTCGCCGACGCCTACCGGCTGCGCACCGGCAAGCCCGGCGGTCTTCGGCTGATCGCACCCCTCGCCATCCACATGTTGCTCGCCACACGCCGCGTCGCGGACGCGTTGTGGGCCCGTCTCGGTCATTGA
- a CDS encoding biotin transporter BioY, with the protein MNNNTTNPNTLSRSAASSMAQVALFAALMAVLGLIPKIDLPMGVPITAQSLGVMLAGVLLGPKRGFQAMALFLLAVAAGLPLLSGGRGGIGVFVAPSAGYLLGYAPAALIAGLIMRAMPQRSPALIGLGAFVAALIGGLVALHAMGVAGLMLLAHMSLKQAVLTTLAFVPGDLIKCVLCAVITHTVARGLPDWQFGGRRA; encoded by the coding sequence ATGAACAACAACACCACCAACCCCAACACCCTCTCGCGCTCGGCTGCGTCCTCCATGGCGCAGGTCGCCCTGTTCGCCGCGCTCATGGCCGTGCTCGGGCTGATCCCCAAGATCGATCTGCCGATGGGTGTGCCGATCACCGCGCAGTCGCTCGGCGTGATGCTGGCCGGTGTGCTGCTCGGCCCCAAGCGCGGGTTTCAAGCCATGGCGCTGTTCCTGCTTGCCGTCGCTGCGGGTCTGCCGCTGCTGTCGGGCGGACGCGGCGGTATCGGCGTGTTCGTGGCACCCTCGGCCGGTTATCTGCTCGGCTACGCACCGGCTGCGCTGATCGCCGGACTCATCATGCGCGCCATGCCGCAACGCAGCCCGGCGCTGATCGGACTGGGCGCTTTCGTCGCGGCGCTGATCGGTGGTCTGGTTGCACTGCATGCGATGGGCGTCGCCGGGCTCATGCTGCTCGCCCACATGTCGCTCAAACAGGCCGTGCTCACCACGCTCGCCTTCGTGCCGGGCGATCTGATCAAGTGCGTGCTTTGCGCAGTCATTACCCACACCGTCGCACGTGGTCTGCCCGACTGGCAGTTTGGTGGCCGCCGTGCCTGA
- a CDS encoding AMP-binding protein, whose translation MPERVAHPLAAPLHGFWELVHGPLAHWAALTPNAVALRSETHSLSFAQLHDEVVARRAITTQRRAPSMLLLDTSRGTLECVIDFLAIIASGRCAAVSDPEWPPSMHEQVSVCMPEATSDQFEATSLTPFYTGFTSGSTGVPKGFMRHHHSWTESFRVSIADFGPVAAQRVLAPGRMSHSLFLFGVMHGLWCGAGAVVQEKFSALRCLQWLADDAAPVLVAVPSQLLLMLQWAEQRGLPPIKGVQLVQISGARWMRSQTPALKRLFPNARIVEFYGASEASYIAWMDADADAPASAVGRPFSNVALSIRHTPDQSTDGAGLIYLRSPMVFMDYVGQNVDRTGVLRDGNWLSVRDMGYIDTAGLLHLAGRESRMIVTRGKNLFPEELEDLLQSHPAIARTSVLGVPDALRGTLIHAVVQWRDGASQPPSTHELSQWLRSRTESFKHPRNWWVASEWPQTSSGKTNHRALASLVQQQLNASGTALVLMPWLS comes from the coding sequence GTGCCTGAACGCGTAGCGCATCCACTGGCCGCGCCGCTGCACGGCTTCTGGGAGCTGGTGCACGGCCCGCTCGCGCACTGGGCCGCGCTGACACCGAATGCGGTCGCATTGCGGAGCGAGACGCACAGCCTGAGCTTCGCGCAACTGCATGACGAAGTCGTCGCGCGTCGCGCCATTACTACGCAAAGGCGTGCACCGTCCATGCTGCTGCTGGACACGTCACGCGGAACGCTGGAATGCGTGATCGACTTTCTCGCCATCATCGCGAGCGGGCGCTGCGCAGCGGTATCAGATCCCGAATGGCCGCCCAGCATGCATGAGCAGGTGTCCGTCTGCATGCCAGAAGCCACCAGCGATCAGTTCGAGGCCACGTCACTCACCCCGTTCTACACCGGCTTCACCTCGGGCAGCACCGGCGTGCCCAAGGGATTCATGCGCCACCACCATTCCTGGACGGAAAGCTTTCGCGTGAGCATCGCGGACTTCGGCCCCGTCGCCGCGCAGCGCGTGCTCGCACCAGGACGCATGTCGCATTCGCTGTTTCTGTTCGGCGTGATGCACGGCCTGTGGTGCGGCGCAGGTGCCGTAGTGCAGGAGAAATTCTCGGCGCTACGCTGTCTGCAGTGGCTGGCCGATGATGCCGCCCCCGTGCTTGTGGCGGTACCCAGCCAATTGCTGCTGATGCTGCAGTGGGCCGAACAGCGGGGCCTGCCGCCGATCAAGGGGGTGCAACTCGTACAGATCAGCGGAGCACGATGGATGCGTTCGCAGACGCCCGCCCTGAAGCGACTGTTTCCCAACGCACGCATCGTCGAATTTTACGGCGCCTCCGAGGCCAGCTACATCGCCTGGATGGACGCCGATGCCGACGCCCCCGCATCTGCCGTCGGCAGACCCTTCAGCAACGTGGCGCTGTCGATTCGCCACACACCCGATCAATCCACCGATGGCGCCGGACTGATCTATCTGCGCAGTCCCATGGTGTTCATGGATTACGTCGGCCAAAACGTGGATCGCACCGGAGTTCTTCGCGACGGCAATTGGCTCTCCGTGCGCGACATGGGATATATCGATACCGCCGGACTGTTGCATCTCGCGGGTCGCGAAAGCCGCATGATCGTGACGCGCGGCAAAAATCTATTTCCCGAAGAACTCGAAGACCTGCTGCAGAGCCACCCCGCCATTGCGCGTACGTCGGTGCTCGGCGTGCCGGATGCATTGCGCGGTACGCTGATCCATGCGGTCGTGCAATGGCGCGATGGCGCTAGCCAACCGCCATCGACACATGAGCTGTCGCAATGGCTGCGCAGCCGTACCGAGAGCTTCAAGCATCCGCGCAACTGGTGGGTAGCCAGCGAATGGCCGCAGACCAGCAGTGGCAAGACCAATCACCGCGCGCTTGCAAGTCTTGTGCAGCAGCAGTTGAATGCAAGCGGGACCGCGCTCGTGCTCATGCCGTGGCTGTCATGA
- a CDS encoding thiolase family protein translates to MRPAPMAAGILSWARSAIAPKGGAFNALQPHEIAAPVLQALLARANLSADLVGAVVLGNAMGAGGNPARMTALAAGLPQTCAAFSVDSQCCAGLDAVAMGVGLIASGQVDIVVAGGVEAWSRAPIRQTRPLRPTDIPTTFERPAFAPDPAKDPDLLEAASEHAWERQFSRAQQDAYALLSHERALRARQSSQLHELITIAGCGYDMYPRAILPARAARMPVITQSSMDTENRFGLSALTVSAKADGAAMLLLASAQACERLGISAPARWVASASVGEDSRMPMTAAALAAQTVLQRFSLQRDLPPLHPHDMQAIEVHDAFAAQGLSFCEDLGLQPEDINTHGGGLARGHPIGASGAVALVSLLNTLHTMPMNHMQTPHLGLAAIAGAGGLGAACMVQIGNPR, encoded by the coding sequence ATGCGCCCCGCTCCAATGGCTGCGGGGATTCTTTCTTGGGCCCGCAGCGCCATCGCGCCCAAGGGGGGCGCATTCAATGCGCTGCAGCCCCACGAGATCGCCGCGCCAGTTCTGCAGGCGCTGCTCGCTCGAGCGAATCTGAGCGCAGACTTGGTTGGCGCCGTGGTACTGGGCAATGCCATGGGCGCTGGCGGCAATCCTGCGCGGATGACAGCTCTCGCCGCTGGACTGCCGCAAACCTGTGCGGCCTTCAGCGTCGACAGCCAATGCTGCGCCGGACTCGATGCCGTCGCGATGGGCGTGGGCCTGATCGCATCGGGACAGGTAGACATCGTCGTCGCTGGCGGCGTTGAGGCATGGAGCCGCGCTCCAATCCGCCAGACCAGGCCACTGCGACCCACGGACATTCCGACAACCTTCGAGCGCCCCGCCTTCGCGCCCGACCCCGCAAAGGACCCGGACCTGCTAGAGGCTGCGAGCGAGCACGCATGGGAGCGGCAATTCAGCCGCGCGCAGCAGGACGCCTATGCACTCCTCAGCCACGAACGTGCATTGCGAGCGCGGCAGTCTTCGCAACTTCACGAGTTGATCACGATTGCGGGCTGTGGGTACGACATGTACCCGCGCGCCATCCTTCCCGCGCGCGCCGCACGCATGCCGGTGATCACACAGTCCAGCATGGATACGGAAAATCGGTTCGGACTGAGCGCCCTCACTGTCTCCGCGAAGGCCGACGGAGCGGCGATGCTTCTGCTGGCCTCCGCACAAGCGTGCGAGCGCCTCGGTATTTCAGCGCCAGCACGCTGGGTGGCCAGCGCCAGCGTGGGCGAAGACTCGCGCATGCCCATGACGGCGGCGGCCCTTGCCGCGCAGACCGTACTGCAGCGGTTTTCGCTGCAGCGCGACTTGCCGCCGCTCCATCCCCACGATATGCAAGCCATCGAAGTGCACGACGCCTTCGCGGCGCAAGGTCTGTCGTTCTGCGAAGACCTCGGTCTCCAACCAGAGGACATCAATACACATGGCGGCGGGCTGGCACGTGGCCACCCCATTGGCGCATCGGGCGCAGTCGCGCTGGTGAGTCTGCTGAACACCTTGCACACCATGCCCATGAACCACATGCAGACGCCTCACTTGGGCCTTGCGGCCATTGCGGGCGCTGGCGGGCTGGGCGCGGCCTGCATGGTTCAAATCGGAAACCCTCGATGA
- a CDS encoding nitroreductase, giving the protein MSESTPSNTIAEALCFLHQRRSIRAFTDQPVEKALLTQVLQAARAAPSGANLQPGRFIQVSGDVRAALTRALMHNRRQFVEEREDYDYFPRPMPMQLRKRQVAAAQALYSALGIARDDTQGRESQFARNYQFFDAPVALIVTIDANFGAGGYMDLGMALHGLQLAASVLGMGSCAIGAMASHANTVREVLRLPSDQHIVCGLALGWPDEKAPVNQTETRRIPLDMYFEQRSEIHTDPEKPSAYRPTSEANFQ; this is encoded by the coding sequence ATGAGTGAATCAACGCCTTCAAACACCATTGCAGAGGCTTTGTGCTTCCTGCACCAGCGCCGATCCATTCGCGCCTTCACCGATCAGCCAGTTGAAAAGGCGCTGCTCACGCAAGTACTGCAGGCAGCGCGCGCTGCGCCGAGCGGGGCCAATCTACAGCCCGGCAGATTCATTCAAGTCAGCGGAGATGTTCGCGCAGCATTGACACGAGCGCTGATGCACAACCGCAGACAGTTCGTAGAAGAGCGCGAAGACTACGACTACTTCCCTCGTCCCATGCCCATGCAGTTGCGCAAACGCCAAGTGGCGGCCGCTCAGGCACTGTATAGCGCGCTCGGCATAGCACGCGACGATACCCAAGGCCGCGAGTCACAGTTTGCGCGCAACTACCAGTTTTTTGATGCTCCCGTCGCACTCATTGTCACCATTGATGCGAACTTTGGAGCTGGTGGCTACATGGATCTTGGAATGGCGCTTCACGGTTTGCAACTTGCCGCCTCGGTACTCGGCATGGGTAGTTGCGCGATTGGTGCGATGGCGTCGCATGCCAACACGGTGCGTGAGGTGCTGCGATTGCCAAGCGATCAGCACATCGTCTGCGGTTTGGCACTGGGTTGGCCCGACGAAAAAGCCCCTGTCAATCAGACGGAGACGCGGAGAATCCCACTTGACATGTATTTTGAACAACGCTCGGAAATACACACCGACCCAGAAAAGCCTTCGGCGTACCGTCCTACAAGCGAAGCGAATTTTCAATAG
- a CDS encoding response regulator transcription factor — MLMAKICKTCSFTMQQILTSSVKFTVAVVDGDETHRMQVCRFLEESGYTTWGANSIEDFYIGLLKEKADLVIIDLDLGVDPGLALIRRLVAQRIPAIVLSQHANSGARVASLDAGALQYFIKPLSLAELGAGIRAQLRQLEMRVTNAEQQNSWRLDLSVPRLIAPNQKTIRLTSRECELLECLMAANGGMVSKTNLVKAMGHAEAEDGFHRIESSLMRLRRKTLAGTQLMLPVRAVFGKGLVFVP, encoded by the coding sequence ATGTTGATGGCGAAAATTTGCAAAACTTGTAGTTTCACTATGCAACAAATTCTCACATCATCAGTCAAGTTCACAGTCGCAGTCGTAGACGGTGATGAAACACATCGCATGCAGGTGTGTCGATTCCTTGAAGAGTCCGGTTATACGACTTGGGGGGCGAATTCGATAGAAGACTTTTACATCGGCCTTCTCAAAGAGAAGGCCGATCTGGTCATCATTGATCTCGATCTGGGCGTGGATCCGGGCCTGGCCCTGATCCGCAGGCTGGTCGCGCAGCGCATTCCGGCCATTGTGCTGTCGCAGCACGCCAATTCCGGTGCGCGGGTGGCGAGTCTGGATGCGGGGGCGCTGCAGTACTTCATCAAGCCGCTGTCGCTGGCCGAGTTGGGGGCGGGCATCAGAGCTCAGTTGCGCCAACTGGAAATGCGCGTTACCAACGCCGAGCAGCAGAACTCCTGGCGTCTTGACCTGAGCGTGCCGCGTCTGATTGCACCAAACCAGAAGACCATCCGCCTGACCAGTCGTGAGTGCGAACTGCTCGAGTGCTTGATGGCAGCCAACGGCGGCATGGTGTCCAAGACCAATCTGGTCAAGGCCATGGGGCATGCGGAGGCAGAGGACGGGTTTCACCGCATCGAATCCTCGCTGATGCGTCTGCGTCGCAAGACGCTCGCGGGCACGCAGTTGATGCTTCCGGTGCGTGCTGTATTCGGCAAGGGGCTGGTTTTCGTTCCCTGA
- a CDS encoding MetQ/NlpA family ABC transporter substrate-binding protein: protein MFSKRILLQSTLALAAAATFSGAAFAQDKNSIKVGVTAGPHAQIMEQVKKVAEKDGLKIQIIEFGDYVQPNAALSAGELDANSYQHRPYLDAQIKDRGYKIGWAADTVNFPIGIYSKKIKKLEDLQPGAKFGIPNDPTNGGRVLLLLQSLGLVKLKDNAGLKATPLDVISNPKKLRFVELDAAQLPRSLDDLDASAINTNFAISAGLNPKTDAIALEAAKNPYVNILVIRDTDKGKAWVGKLISAYHSDEVRKFIDTQFKGSVISAF from the coding sequence ATGTTCTCCAAACGCATTCTTCTTCAATCGACCCTCGCACTGGCTGCGGCCGCTACGTTCTCTGGTGCTGCATTCGCTCAGGACAAGAACTCCATCAAGGTGGGTGTGACGGCAGGCCCGCACGCCCAGATCATGGAGCAGGTCAAGAAGGTTGCAGAGAAGGATGGCCTCAAGATCCAGATTATCGAATTCGGTGACTATGTGCAACCCAATGCGGCCCTGTCCGCTGGCGAACTTGATGCCAACAGCTACCAGCATCGTCCGTATCTGGACGCGCAGATCAAGGACCGTGGTTACAAGATCGGTTGGGCTGCCGACACGGTGAATTTCCCGATCGGCATCTACTCCAAGAAGATCAAGAAACTCGAAGACCTGCAGCCCGGTGCAAAATTCGGCATTCCGAATGACCCGACCAATGGCGGTCGCGTGCTGCTGCTCTTGCAATCGTTGGGTCTGGTCAAGCTGAAGGACAACGCGGGTCTAAAGGCCACGCCGCTGGATGTGATCTCCAATCCAAAGAAGTTGCGCTTCGTGGAACTGGATGCTGCTCAACTACCACGTTCGTTGGATGACCTCGACGCTTCGGCCATCAACACCAACTTTGCGATTTCGGCAGGTCTGAATCCAAAAACAGACGCTATTGCTCTTGAGGCTGCCAAAAATCCATATGTAAATATTCTTGTCATTCGAGATACAGATAAGGGCAAGGCTTGGGTGGGCAAATTAATTAGTGCCTATCACTCGGATGAGGTCCGTAAGTTCATAGACACCCAATTCAAGGGTTCTGTCATCTCTGCGTTCTGA
- a CDS encoding DUF6817 domain-containing protein: protein MSMPWHRLDPQLFQRAQQLLDENWIHQDPELALVLPVVLERGVGQDWHKAGTFRHHLYGVARSLALWRQPHDVQLLGLLHSVYGNAFVDLVKFDARTERARLQELVGEEAEYLVHLFCTMSRSQFINKVLERDFDDDGGMELELNGPAPRATVQLTPREVATFIIVSMADTIEQWFSWQEEIYSRSPNVDISRKQTVHWAASLWPGPMRPPSRKISQLSQLGLALQHPGLKNQLPIPPVFDQCTQSVSKESDAAATSLYWSVIQLDQPLVDLDVVTHVLEQAVRMNPWVGEPQMVLAQVYLSADRQEDAVRAAQSALQCFSAWGNAWDKRVQWDAWIAWTRILLQSAEEGTWPERLDKLNNLALRV, encoded by the coding sequence ATGTCCATGCCATGGCACCGTCTGGACCCGCAACTCTTTCAGCGCGCGCAGCAATTGCTCGACGAAAACTGGATTCATCAGGACCCGGAACTCGCCCTCGTGTTGCCAGTGGTGCTGGAGCGGGGCGTTGGGCAGGACTGGCACAAGGCCGGAACGTTCCGGCACCACCTTTATGGCGTGGCGCGCTCGCTTGCGTTGTGGCGCCAGCCGCATGACGTTCAACTGCTCGGGCTGCTGCACAGCGTCTACGGCAACGCCTTTGTCGATCTGGTGAAGTTCGATGCGCGCACCGAGCGCGCGCGGCTGCAGGAATTGGTGGGAGAGGAAGCTGAGTATCTCGTGCATCTGTTCTGCACCATGAGCCGCAGCCAGTTCATCAACAAGGTGCTGGAACGCGACTTCGATGACGATGGCGGCATGGAGCTTGAGCTCAACGGCCCCGCGCCGCGCGCGACCGTGCAGCTCACGCCGCGCGAGGTGGCGACCTTCATCATCGTGAGCATGGCGGACACGATAGAGCAGTGGTTCAGTTGGCAGGAGGAGATTTATTCGCGCTCGCCCAACGTCGACATCTCGCGCAAGCAGACCGTGCACTGGGCCGCGTCGCTGTGGCCGGGCCCCATGCGGCCGCCGAGCCGCAAGATTTCGCAGCTGTCGCAACTGGGGCTGGCGCTGCAGCACCCGGGCCTGAAGAACCAGTTGCCGATACCGCCCGTGTTCGACCAATGCACCCAGAGCGTGAGCAAGGAGAGCGACGCAGCGGCGACCTCGCTCTACTGGTCGGTGATCCAGCTGGATCAACCGCTGGTCGATCTCGACGTGGTGACCCATGTGCTGGAGCAGGCAGTGCGCATGAACCCATGGGTGGGCGAGCCGCAGATGGTGCTCGCACAGGTTTATCTCTCGGCGGACCGGCAGGAGGATGCCGTGAGGGCTGCTCAGAGTGCGCTGCAGTGCTTCAGCGCGTGGGGCAATGCATGGGACAAGCGCGTGCAATGGGACGCGTGGATTGCATGGACGCGGATTCTGCTGCAGTCGGCCGAAGAGGGCACCTGGCCGGAGAGACTGGACAAGCTAAATAACCTGGCGCTGAGGGTTTGA
- a CDS encoding methionine ABC transporter permease, with the protein MFENFSEMMLELFAQSLWETLIMVGVSGLIGGLIGIPLGVFLRLTDKGGVLENGALNKTVGWIVNAVRSTPFIILLVAIIPFTRLITGSSIGTWAAVVPLTLAAAPFVARLVETALREVDNGLIEAAQSMGATTGQIVWKVLLPEALPGIVAGLTISFVSLTGYSAMAGAIGGGGLGDLGIRYGYQRFLPDIMLAVVIVLIFFVQAIQSLGDWAVRRLSHK; encoded by the coding sequence ATGTTCGAGAATTTTTCTGAAATGATGCTGGAGCTGTTCGCGCAATCGCTCTGGGAAACTCTCATCATGGTCGGTGTGTCCGGCCTCATCGGCGGGCTCATCGGCATTCCGCTCGGCGTCTTCCTGCGCCTGACTGACAAGGGAGGCGTGCTTGAGAACGGCGCGCTCAACAAGACCGTTGGCTGGATCGTGAACGCCGTGCGCTCCACGCCGTTCATCATTCTGCTGGTCGCGATCATTCCGTTCACGCGTCTCATCACTGGCTCGTCCATCGGCACCTGGGCTGCGGTCGTCCCGCTCACATTGGCTGCTGCACCATTTGTTGCGCGTCTGGTCGAAACCGCGCTGCGCGAAGTGGACAACGGCCTCATTGAAGCCGCTCAATCCATGGGCGCGACCACCGGTCAGATTGTCTGGAAGGTGCTGCTGCCCGAGGCACTGCCGGGCATCGTCGCCGGTCTGACCATCAGCTTTGTGAGCCTGACGGGCTACTCGGCCATGGCCGGTGCCATCGGCGGCGGCGGTCTGGGCGATCTGGGCATCCGCTACGGTTACCAACGTTTTCTGCCGGACATCATGCTGGCCGTCGTGATCGTGCTGATCTTCTTCGTGCAGGCCATCCAGAGCTTGGGCGACTGGGCCGTGCGTCGCTTGAGCCACAAGTGA
- a CDS encoding methionine ABC transporter ATP-binding protein, translating to MIDLRGITQIYKGPKGPVEALRGIDLKIGAGEVFGIIGRSGAGKSSLVRVINLLNRPTAGEVIVAGRDLTKLSDAELRAARREIGMVFQHFNLLSSRTVFDNAALPLELAGLSKDAIKKRIDPLLELVGLSQLADRYPAQISGGQKQRVGIARALASNPKVLLSDEATSALDPETTRSILDLLRKVNNELGVTVVLITHQMQVVKQIADRVAVIEAGCIVEMGRVIDVFTRPEQAITKSLIDEIVPQELPASVFDRVRHLSAQAQGFGQSGRLLRLSYSGEQAYQPILSRLIREYSLDLSILHGQVDEIQNQTFGSLAVFASGQQMQLDATVAELRAQGVLVQEVTLED from the coding sequence ATGATCGACTTACGGGGTATTACCCAGATCTACAAGGGTCCAAAAGGCCCGGTTGAAGCGTTGCGTGGCATCGATCTCAAGATCGGCGCGGGCGAAGTGTTCGGCATCATCGGGCGCTCCGGCGCGGGCAAGAGCTCGCTGGTGCGCGTCATCAATCTGCTCAACCGCCCCACGGCGGGCGAGGTCATCGTCGCCGGGCGCGATCTCACCAAGCTGAGCGACGCCGAACTGCGCGCAGCGCGCCGCGAAATCGGCATGGTGTTCCAACATTTCAATCTGCTGTCGTCGCGCACCGTGTTCGACAACGCCGCGTTGCCGCTCGAACTGGCCGGCCTGAGCAAGGATGCGATCAAGAAGCGCATTGATCCGCTGCTTGAGCTGGTGGGCCTGAGCCAGTTGGCGGACCGTTATCCGGCGCAGATTTCGGGTGGACAAAAGCAACGCGTGGGCATTGCACGTGCACTGGCCAGCAACCCCAAGGTGCTGCTGTCGGACGAGGCGACCTCGGCGCTTGACCCCGAGACCACGCGCTCGATTCTCGATCTGCTGCGCAAGGTGAACAACGAGCTCGGCGTGACTGTTGTGCTCATCACGCATCAGATGCAGGTGGTCAAGCAGATCGCTGATCGCGTGGCGGTGATCGAGGCCGGCTGCATCGTCGAGATGGGTCGTGTGATCGACGTCTTCACCCGCCCCGAGCAAGCGATCACCAAGAGCCTGATCGACGAGATCGTGCCTCAGGAGCTGCCCGCGAGCGTGTTCGATCGCGTGCGTCATCTCTCCGCGCAGGCGCAGGGCTTTGGTCAGAGTGGCCGACTGCTGCGCCTGTCGTATTCGGGCGAGCAGGCGTATCAGCCGATTCTCTCGCGCCTGATCCGCGAGTATTCGCTGGACCTGTCCATCCTGCATGGTCAGGTGGACGAGATCCAGAACCAGACCTTCGGTTCGCTCGCGGTGTTCGCAAGCGGCCAGCAGATGCAGCTTGATGCCACCGTGGCCGAGTTGCGCGCCCAAGGCGTGCTGGTGCAGGAAGTGACGTTGGAGGACTGA